The following DNA comes from Phytohabitans rumicis.
CGTCGTCGACCACGCAGGTGTGGTCGAGTCCGGCGTCGATGCGGTCGGCCACCGACGGCGGGCCGATGACAGGCGCTGCGGTGCGTGCCAGGGTGGGCGCGTCGGATGTGGTCGCGGCCCCGGCGGCCGGGACCAGCCAGGCACCGACACCGGTGATCAGCGCGAGAACCGCGATGAGCGGCACCGCCACCCGCCGTCTGCTGGATTGGTCGATGGTCATGAGTTGCTGCCTGCCTTTCGAAGGGAGCCGCCGGTTGCGGCGGCCGATGGATGGGGATGCTGGTCTGGCCGTGAGTGAGCACGCCGGTGTGGTGCAGGCGCCGCAGCGCGTGCACCGTCGTTCTGCTGAACGAGTGCGGCGCCCGGCACCTACCCGCCAGGCTGGGTAGTGGTGGAGCCGGCCAGGACGTCTCTTGACGATTGGGTGGTAGGCGCCGATGTCGCGTCGCGGTGGTTGAGGAAGTCGAGTAGCAACGCGTTGAGTACCTGGGGTGCGTCCAGTTGCATCCAGTGGCCGACGCTGTCGAGGTGTTCGTATCGCCATGGGCCGGCGATATGGGCGGCCGAGCCGGTCATCGCCTCTTCGGTCAGGGCCCGGTCGCCGCTGCTCCATACCCCCATCACCGGTGCCTGTACTCGTGGCAACGCCACCTGTGGTTCGATCAGCGAGGTCGGCGGCAGGATGGCCCGGTAGACGTTGAGACTGGCGGTGAGCGCGTCCGGTTCGGCCAGGCGTTCGACGACTCTGTCGATGTCGGGATGTGAGGAGAACTCCCGCAGGTTGCGGAAGTCGTCCGCGCGCAGCCATTGCTCGGCGATGCCGGGGAACTGGAACAGCAGCATGTACCAGGACTTCTCCCGCTGGCGCAGCCCGGCGGCCCGGAACGCGGCGGGATGACCGACCGAAAGCGCGGTGAGGCTGGCGACCCGATCGGGGGCAAGGGCAGCGGTCATCCAGGCGATAGCGGCGCCCCAGTCGTGGCCGACCAGGTGCGCCCGGTCGATCGCCAGGCTGTCGAGCACGCCGAGCAGGTCGCCGACCATGGTCGGGGCGGTGTAAGCGTCGACGGCGGTGGGGCGGCTGGAGGCGCCGAAACCCCGAAGGTCGGGAGTGATCACCCGGTACCCGGCGGCGAGCAGTGCGGGGATCTGGTGGCGCCACACGTCTTTGGTGTCCGGCCAGCCGTGCAGCAGTACGACCGGCGGGCCGGTGCCGCTGTCGCGTACGTCGAGGGTGATGTCGCCACGTTCGATGAGCATGGTTGTCTCCAGGTTCGGCTGTCGGTGATCAGGTGCCGATGGCGGCGAGCAGCTCGCGGCGTCCCGGTCCGGGTAGCGGGTAGTTGGGGGCGTGGCCGCCGAGTTTGGTGATCTTCTCGGGTAGTCCTGGTTCGGCGAGCAGGTCGTCGGGGGTCGCCAGCAGCGATGCCAGCGACTGGTAGGAGCGGGCGATATCGGGGTCGGTCCGGCCGGCGGCGAAGGTGGCCAGGCTGAACGCCCATTTCGGGTCGTCGGTCTGGTAGGGGATGCCAGCGGCGTCGGCGTCGAGTTCGGCCAGCCGGTGCCGGTCGAACCACAGCGTCGCGCGGTACAGCGGTTCCACGGCTGTGGTGGTCCATTCGTGGAACTGGCGCACCAGCTTGTCGTGATCGGCGGGGTCGGTGTCGCGCAGGACGTCGCGCAGCCCTTCGGCGTGCAGGAGGCCGATCGTGGCGCCGCGTCCGAGTGAGGGGTTGGTGCAGGCCCACGCGTCGCCGACGGCGACGACGCCGGTGGCGACCGGGTCGCCGTCCACGACGAAGTCGCGGTGGCGGTCCTCGATGCCGGCGACGGTCTCGACGCCGCCGGTGGGCTCACCGTCGCGCCAGTGTGCGGCAGTGGGATAGAGGGCGAGGGCGGCGTCCCAACGGGCCGGGTCGCGCAGGGCCCGCATCGCCCGGTCCCGGCCGCTGGTCGTCAGGGCGACGCTCCAGGTGCCGTTGTCGGCGGGCAGGGTCAGAACCGACATCGACTCGTGGCGTTGCACGATGTTCGTGCGGCCTTCCGGCTGGGCTCCGGTACGGGTCTGGAAGTGCCGTCCGTAGTAGACGAAGCCACAGTCGGCGCGTTCTTCGGCCGGCCGCCGGGCACCAGCGGCTTGCAGCCACGACGCCAGCGCCGACCGGCGACCGCCGCAGTCGACGACGAGATCCGCGCGCAGTGCGTGCCCGCCGGCGGCCAGCACACCGGTGACCCGCGGCACCGGCCCGCCGACGGACGGGTCGGTGAGCAGCCCGGTGACGGTGACACCGCGCCGGATGGTGACACCCGCCGTATCGGCGGCGACGGTGGCCAGGGTGGCCTCCAGCACGGGCCGGCGGGCGGCGACGGTTTCGAACCGGTCGTCGCCGTCGCGCCACGGGCCACGCTCGGACAGTGGCAGCATCGCCAGCACATTCATCCGCAGCCCGCCGTTGGCCTCCAACTCGTGGAGGACCTGCGGCAGCTCGCGGCTCATCTCGGCCCGCCACCGCGGGAGCATGATGTGCGGTAACCGGAACTGGTTGACGCCAGGCCGTTGCCACGCTTGCCACGCCTGCGCGGGCGGCGGCGGCTCGGCTGGGTCACGTTCCAGGACCGTCACGTCATGGCCGTCGCGGGCGAGCAGCAACGCGGTCGACAGGCCACACATGCCTGCGCCGAGAACAAGAATCCGTGCCATGGTGTACCTCCGGGTCATGAAGCGATTGCCCAGAGGATCGGCCGGATCGGCGCTCACTTTCCAGGTCAGATGGTCGTCAATGGCTGTTCAATCGCGGCCCGCAGGCGGACAGTGGAGCTGACCCTCTGGAGATGGCGGCGTTGGCTACGCACCTGGGCGATCTGTTGGACACCGCGCGGCGGCAACGCTTCGTGGGACGCCACCACGAACTCGCCAGCTTCGACGACGCCCTCGACGGTCGCTCCGCGCGACGGGTGCTCTGCGTCCACGGCCAAGGCGGTATCGGCAAGACCACCCTGCTGCTGGAGTTTCGCGCCCGGGCGCAGGCGGCAGGCCGTAGCGTCACGCAGATCGACGGCCGTGACGTCGATCCGTCACCGGAGGGCCTGGAGACGGCCGTCCGGCTTGCCCTCGATCATCAGGACGACCGCCGACCGACCGTGGGGCTGCTGGCCGGCGCGGTCCTACTTGTCGACGGCTACGAGCAGCTCGCCCCGATCGATGGTTGGCTGCGTGACGAGTTCGTACCGCGTCTGAGCGCTGACAGTGTCGTGGTGTTGGCCGGCCGCGACCCGCCGACGGCGCCCTGGCGTACCGATTCCGGATGGCGGCAGCTCGTGGCCGTGCATCGCCTCGATCCGTTCGACCAGGTCGAAAGCGGGCAGTTGCTCGCACGCGCCGGCGTCGTACCGTCGCTGCGGCAGCACCTGCTGATGCTCGGCCGGGGGCATCCGCTGACCATGGCCCTGCTGGCCGACCTCGCCGCATCCGGAGACGTGCCCGACACCCTCGCCGACGCACCGGATCTCATCTCGGCGCTGCTGGAGTCGTTCCTGCGCGACGTGCCCGGCGAGGCCCACCTGACCGGCCTGGCTACCTGCGCGCTGGCCTGGCTGACCACCGAGGACCTCCTTCATCGGCTGGTGGGCGCCGACGCGCCTGCGGTCTGGCAGTGGCTGGCCCGGCAACCGTTCGTCGTCAGCGGCACACGCGGGCTGTTTACCCACGACCTGGCCCGGGACGTGTTGGATGCCGAGTTCGAGCGGCGCGCACCCGAGCGGTACCGGGCGCATCGCTGGACCGTCTACAAACACGCCGTGGCTGGCCTGCGCGCCGGCACCAGCCTCGATCGGCCGCTGCACGCGCAGCAACTGTTCTGCCTCCTTCGACGCAGTCCGTTCGCCACCGCGATCTCGGCCCTGCGGGCGCAGGGCTCCGCCACCGTCGTCCCGGCCCGCCCCGGCGAACACGAGCAGGTTTGCTCGATCGTCGAACGATTCGAAGGACCGGCCAGCGCAGACCTCGCCCGCGGCTGGCTCCGTGAGCAGCCCGAGCACCTCAGCGTCGTACGCACCGGCGATGGCGTCGCCGGGTTCGCCTACCACGTGCGGTGTCCCGGCGGCAGTGCGATGGAAGACCGTGATCCGGTCGTACGCGCTGTGTTCGACCACATCGCGCGGGAAGGGCCACTGCGTCCGGGGGAACGTGTCGAGTTAGTCCGTTACTGCGCCGGCCCCCGCGAGCACCAACGTGACCTGTACGCGCTGCTGGCCGGCACCGTTCCCAGCCTCATCGAATGGTTGACCCGCCCGCTCGCATGGTCGTTCATCGTCACTGTCGACGCCGAACACTGGGCACCTTTCCTCGACTACCTGGCCTTCGCCCCGCTGGTCGAGGCCAACGTCGGCGGCCTACGACACATCGTGTACGGCATCGACTGGCGACGCCTCCCGGTTGACGACTGGTTCGATCTGATGCACGAACGTGGGCGCTCCGGAGCAACCGGACCACCACCGGCCGCGCTGATCCGCCCGCCACCACTGGACCGCGCCCGCTTCAGCGCCGCGGTCAAGGCAGCACTCCAGACTCTGCACCGGCCCGACCAACTCGCCGCGAACCCGCTCCTCGGCTCGACACTGGCTGCCACGACCAACGGGCCAAACGCCGACCAGCTCCGGGCCACCATCGAAGACGCCGTCGCATGCTTGGGCAAAGAACCCAAAGGCGACCAACTCCGCGCCGTCCTCAACCGCACCTACCTGCGCCCTGCCCCAGCCAGGAAGCCGCCGCCGAAATCCTCCACCTACCCCTGAGCACCTACCGCCGCTACCTGGCCAAAGCCACCGAACAACTCACCGACATCCTCTGGACCATCGAGATCGGAGACCTACGCTTGCCCGCACGACCAGGCAGCGAATGATCACCACCGGCCTCCCCGTCAGCCGAAGTTCACAGGAAGCGCCCGAAGCCCGCCGGCGTCCATCCCAATCCAAACGCGCATCTGGCTACACGCAACTAGACACGGCGCATCGGAGCCGATATCGCTGGACAGTGCACAATGCGCACACGCGTCGGCAACCGGTGTCGCGCCGCGGCAGGGTCGCGCTGCCCGACAGCCAACGCCCACCTATGCCGCAGACCGGTGCGGTCACTGCAGTGCGGCAAGCCCACCTCCCGTGACTTCCGGTAGCCGCGACCGGCGACGGCTGCGTGCCGGTCGCAGGCTGCGGTACTGCTCACGCATCTGGTGCCCGACCGGCACGACGACAAGCATCATCGACGCCCTGTCGGATCAGGTACAACGCGTCATCGGTTGCTCACCGCGCCGGGATACTGATGAGCCGTGGCGACGATCTGCTTGGTCCGCGACCGCATTACGTTGGATGACGCCTTCCTGACCGGAGTCCGTGCCGATTTCGACCGGGCTGGCGTCCCGTTCGCGGCCGGCCATCGGGTCGTGCTGGTCGCGCGGCGTGTGGAGCACGCCGCTGGCTTCCGGGCTCGTTTCCCCGGCATGGATGTGCTGCTGATCGCCGACTCCTACGACGGCGCTGGCGGCGGCGTCGACGTCGCCCCAGATGCGATCCCACTGCCGGGCGGGCACGGCTTCCACGGCGCGTCGGGCAGCGGGATCGGCGTTGTCGGCGAGCCGGGCCACCCGGGTGGCTCTGGTGGCGCGGGAGTACGCGCCGGCCGGATCGGGCTGATCGTCCGGGCCGCCGAGCGGGCTGTCCTGGTCGCCACTGGTAGCGCGGGCGGCGCCGGCGGCGCGGGCGGCGATGGCGGCGAGGGGGACCGCGGCTACTACAAGGACGAAGACGACTACGCCGAACCTGCCGAGGGCGGCGCCGGCGGCTCCGGCGGTCCGGGCGGTCCCGGTGGTCCGGGCGGCGAGGTTTCGATCGTGCGGGTCACCGGTCCGACAGCCGAGGTAGATGTGCGCGGCGGGACGGGCGGTGCGGGGGCGCCGCCGGTCAGAACCTGTCGAGCGGGGCGGAAACCGGCGGCCCAGGAGTAGCCGGGGCGGCCGGCGCCGCGGGAACGATCACCGACGAGGTCGTCACCGGCCAGCAGTTCGCCGACCGCGTCCGGGCGGCACTGGGCGCCGACGACAGCGTTTGGCAGGCGTATCGGGACCGGCGGCCCCTGCTCGGTACCGACGTGCGCACGTGGGCCGAGCACCGGGTGCGGGTCGGCGAGTACCTGTTCCGGTCGTTCACGACCGCCCGGCCCGAGACCGCCGAAAACCTGACCCGCGCGATCGATGAGATGAGCGCCGCCCTCGCGCTGGTGCCGGACCACGCCCGGGCCCGAATCCTGGCGGGTTATCTGACGGCGAACCAGAACGCGCTCGGCTACGCCCGCGACCACGACCTCGTGCCCGACTTCCCGCGGTACGAGAACGTACTGACCGGCTAC
Coding sequences within:
- a CDS encoding alpha/beta fold hydrolase; amino-acid sequence: MLIERGDITLDVRDSGTGPPVVLLHGWPDTKDVWRHQIPALLAAGYRVITPDLRGFGASSRPTAVDAYTAPTMVGDLLGVLDSLAIDRAHLVGHDWGAAIAWMTAALAPDRVASLTALSVGHPAAFRAAGLRQREKSWYMLLFQFPGIAEQWLRADDFRNLREFSSHPDIDRVVERLAEPDALTASLNVYRAILPPTSLIEPQVALPRVQAPVMGVWSSGDRALTEEAMTGSAAHIAGPWRYEHLDSVGHWMQLDAPQVLNALLLDFLNHRDATSAPTTQSSRDVLAGSTTTQPGG
- a CDS encoding FAD-dependent oxidoreductase; the encoded protein is MARILVLGAGMCGLSTALLLARDGHDVTVLERDPAEPPPPAQAWQAWQRPGVNQFRLPHIMLPRWRAEMSRELPQVLHELEANGGLRMNVLAMLPLSERGPWRDGDDRFETVAARRPVLEATLATVAADTAGVTIRRGVTVTGLLTDPSVGGPVPRVTGVLAAGGHALRADLVVDCGGRRSALASWLQAAGARRPAEERADCGFVYYGRHFQTRTGAQPEGRTNIVQRHESMSVLTLPADNGTWSVALTTSGRDRAMRALRDPARWDAALALYPTAAHWRDGEPTGGVETVAGIEDRHRDFVVDGDPVATGVVAVGDAWACTNPSLGRGATIGLLHAEGLRDVLRDTDPADHDKLVRQFHEWTTTAVEPLYRATLWFDRHRLAELDADAAGIPYQTDDPKWAFSLATFAAGRTDPDIARSYQSLASLLATPDDLLAEPGLPEKITKLGGHAPNYPLPGPGRRELLAAIGT
- a CDS encoding ATP-binding protein, which codes for MAALATHLGDLLDTARRQRFVGRHHELASFDDALDGRSARRVLCVHGQGGIGKTTLLLEFRARAQAAGRSVTQIDGRDVDPSPEGLETAVRLALDHQDDRRPTVGLLAGAVLLVDGYEQLAPIDGWLRDEFVPRLSADSVVVLAGRDPPTAPWRTDSGWRQLVAVHRLDPFDQVESGQLLARAGVVPSLRQHLLMLGRGHPLTMALLADLAASGDVPDTLADAPDLISALLESFLRDVPGEAHLTGLATCALAWLTTEDLLHRLVGADAPAVWQWLARQPFVVSGTRGLFTHDLARDVLDAEFERRAPERYRAHRWTVYKHAVAGLRAGTSLDRPLHAQQLFCLLRRSPFATAISALRAQGSATVVPARPGEHEQVCSIVERFEGPASADLARGWLREQPEHLSVVRTGDGVAGFAYHVRCPGGSAMEDRDPVVRAVFDHIAREGPLRPGERVELVRYCAGPREHQRDLYALLAGTVPSLIEWLTRPLAWSFIVTVDAEHWAPFLDYLAFAPLVEANVGGLRHIVYGIDWRRLPVDDWFDLMHERGRSGATGPPPAALIRPPPLDRARFSAAVKAALQTLHRPDQLAANPLLGSTLAATTNGPNADQLRATIEDAVACLGKEPKGDQLRAVLNRTYLRPAPARKPPPKSSTYP